The Streptomyces camelliae genome window below encodes:
- a CDS encoding S-(hydroxymethyl)mycothiol dehydrogenase, with translation MAHEVRAVVARKKGAPVSVETVLVPDPGPGEALVQVQACGVCHTDLHYREGGIGDEFPFLLGHEAAGVVESVGEGVTEVAPGDFVVLNWRAVCGTCRSCRKGKPWYCFATHNATQSMTLTGGTSRTKSGGGSELTPALGIGAFAEKTLVAAGQCTKVDPTASAAAAGLLGCGVMAGFGAAVHTGGVGRGDSIAVIGCGGVGMAAIAGAKVAGAGRIIAVDVDERKLKRAEEFGATDTVHSGRTDAVEAIRSLTGGFGADVVVDAVGRPETYRQAFYARDLAGTAVLVGVPTPELTVELPLLDVFGRGGALKSSWYGDCLPSRDFPALIDLYLQGRFDLDGFVSETIALDEVESAFDRMHRGEVLRSVVVL, from the coding sequence GTGGCACACGAGGTACGCGCCGTCGTCGCCCGGAAGAAGGGCGCCCCGGTGTCGGTGGAGACAGTCCTGGTGCCGGACCCCGGCCCGGGCGAGGCGCTGGTGCAGGTGCAGGCCTGCGGCGTCTGCCACACCGATCTGCACTACCGCGAAGGCGGGATCGGCGACGAGTTCCCGTTCCTGCTCGGCCATGAGGCGGCCGGTGTCGTCGAGTCGGTCGGCGAGGGCGTCACCGAGGTCGCGCCCGGCGACTTCGTCGTCCTCAACTGGCGTGCCGTCTGCGGCACTTGCCGGTCCTGTCGCAAGGGCAAGCCGTGGTACTGCTTCGCCACGCACAACGCCACCCAGTCGATGACCCTGACTGGGGGCACCTCCCGGACGAAGTCTGGGGGAGGCAGCGAGCTGACCCCGGCCCTCGGTATCGGAGCCTTCGCCGAGAAGACCCTTGTCGCGGCCGGCCAGTGCACCAAGGTGGACCCGACCGCATCGGCCGCCGCGGCGGGGCTGCTCGGCTGCGGCGTGATGGCCGGATTCGGCGCCGCGGTCCACACCGGCGGCGTCGGCCGCGGCGACTCGATCGCGGTCATCGGCTGCGGCGGCGTCGGCATGGCCGCCATCGCGGGCGCCAAGGTCGCCGGCGCCGGCCGGATCATCGCCGTGGACGTCGACGAGCGGAAGCTGAAGCGGGCCGAGGAGTTCGGCGCCACCGACACCGTCCACTCAGGCAGGACCGACGCCGTCGAGGCCATCCGCTCCCTCACAGGCGGCTTCGGCGCCGATGTCGTCGTGGACGCGGTCGGCCGCCCCGAGACCTACCGGCAGGCCTTCTACGCCCGGGACCTCGCCGGCACCGCCGTCCTGGTCGGCGTGCCCACTCCGGAGCTGACCGTCGAGCTGCCCCTGCTGGACGTCTTCGGCCGCGGCGGGGCGCTGAAGTCGTCCTGGTACGGCGACTGCCTGCCCTCCCGCGACTTCCCGGCCCTCATCGACCTGTACCTGCAAGGCCGCTTCGACCTCGACGGCTTCGTCAGCGAGACCATCGCCCTGGACGAGGTGGAGTCGGCGTTCGACCGGATGCACCGCGGTGAAGTCCTGCGCTCGGTGGTGGTCCTGTGA
- the solA gene encoding N-methyl-L-tryptophan oxidase: MASSYDVIVVGLGGMGSAAACHLAARGLRVLGLERFGPAHNRGSSHGGSRIYRQAYFEDPAYVPLLLRAHELWEKLAIDSGREVFTETGGLMIGREDSAAFAGTLNSARQWGLDHEVLDAAGIRRRFPTFNPAAEDVAFYERKAGIARPEATVTAHLDLARAHGAELHFAELVLGWEADGPGGKAWVVTDRGAYTADRLVFAPGAWASKLLPGLGVTVTVERQVMYWFQPEGGTGPFAADRHPVYIWEDPDGTQIYGFPSLDGPDGGAKVAFFRKGVPSDPETLDRQIHPDEIEAMAAHLRTRIPTLPGRFLKAAACMYSNTPDEHFVLARHPEHPQVTVACGFSGHGFKFVPVIGEIIADLAIDGTTDHPIALFDPRRVRVRPLPR; the protein is encoded by the coding sequence ATGGCCTCTTCGTACGACGTGATCGTCGTCGGCCTGGGCGGGATGGGCAGCGCGGCCGCCTGTCACCTCGCCGCCCGCGGCCTGCGTGTGCTCGGCCTGGAACGCTTCGGTCCGGCCCACAACCGCGGCTCCAGCCACGGCGGTTCCCGCATCTACCGCCAGGCCTACTTCGAGGACCCGGCCTATGTGCCCCTGCTGCTGCGCGCCCACGAACTGTGGGAGAAGCTGGCCATCGACTCCGGGCGCGAGGTCTTCACCGAGACCGGCGGTCTCATGATCGGCCGCGAGGACAGCGCGGCCTTCGCCGGCACCCTGAACAGCGCCCGCCAGTGGGGCCTGGACCACGAGGTGCTCGACGCCGCCGGCATCCGGCGCCGATTCCCCACCTTCAACCCGGCCGCCGAGGACGTCGCCTTCTACGAGCGCAAGGCCGGCATCGCCCGGCCCGAGGCGACGGTCACCGCGCACCTGGATCTCGCCCGGGCCCACGGCGCCGAACTGCACTTCGCCGAGCTGGTCCTCGGCTGGGAGGCCGACGGGCCGGGAGGCAAGGCCTGGGTGGTCACCGACCGCGGCGCCTACACCGCCGACCGGCTCGTCTTCGCCCCCGGGGCCTGGGCGTCGAAGCTGCTGCCCGGCCTCGGTGTGACGGTGACGGTGGAACGCCAGGTCATGTACTGGTTCCAGCCCGAGGGCGGCACCGGCCCGTTCGCCGCCGACCGGCACCCCGTCTACATCTGGGAGGACCCCGACGGCACCCAGATCTACGGCTTCCCCTCCCTCGACGGCCCCGACGGCGGCGCCAAGGTCGCCTTCTTCCGCAAGGGCGTCCCCAGCGACCCCGAGACCCTCGACCGGCAGATCCACCCGGACGAGATCGAGGCCATGGCCGCGCATCTGCGCACCCGTATCCCCACCCTGCCCGGCCGCTTCCTCAAGGCCGCGGCCTGCATGTACAGCAACACCCCGGACGAGCACTTCGTCCTCGCCCGGCACCCCGAGCACCCGCAGGTGACGGTGGCCTGCGGATTCTCCGGCCACGGGTTCAAGTTCGTGCCCGTGATCGGCGAGATCATCGCCGACCTGGCCATCGACGGCACCACCGATCACCCCATCGCCCTCTTCGACCCGCGCCGCGTGCGCGTCCGCCCCCTTCCGAGGTGA
- a CDS encoding aromatic ring-hydroxylating oxygenase subunit alpha: MTTTDLPPSLIATLSGEYYTDPAVFALEQERVFETMWFCVARASELAEPGQFRTCQVGRESVLVSRSRDGSIKAFLNICRHRGAKLCTEESGEVKRAFQCPYHAWTYGLDGKLVAAPNLTSMPDIDRTAYGLVNVHVREWLGYVWVCLADNPPSFEEDVIGAVVERLGDVESIERYGIENLSVGRRITYDVKANWKLIIENFMECYHCATIHPELTEVLPEFADGYAAQYYVGHGAEFGEEVKGFTVDGSEGLDRIPGVAEDQDRRYYAITVKPQVFINLVPDHVIFHRMYPLAADHTIVECDWLYLPHVVESGKDVDRSVELFHRVNQQDFDACERTQPGMSSRLYAKGGVLVPSEHHIGEFHTWLQDKLGVRPLG; this comes from the coding sequence ATGACCACGACCGATCTGCCCCCGAGCCTGATCGCCACCCTCTCCGGCGAGTACTACACCGACCCCGCCGTCTTCGCCCTGGAGCAGGAGCGCGTCTTCGAGACCATGTGGTTCTGCGTGGCCCGTGCCTCGGAGCTGGCCGAGCCCGGCCAGTTCCGCACCTGCCAGGTGGGCCGTGAGAGCGTGCTGGTCTCCCGCTCCCGGGACGGCTCGATCAAGGCCTTCCTGAACATCTGCCGGCACCGCGGCGCCAAGCTGTGCACCGAGGAGTCCGGCGAGGTCAAGCGTGCCTTCCAGTGCCCGTACCACGCCTGGACGTACGGCCTGGACGGCAAGCTGGTCGCCGCGCCCAACCTGACCTCGATGCCGGACATCGACCGCACCGCGTACGGCCTGGTCAACGTCCATGTCCGGGAGTGGCTGGGCTATGTGTGGGTGTGCCTGGCCGACAACCCGCCGTCCTTCGAGGAGGACGTGATCGGGGCCGTCGTCGAGCGGCTCGGCGACGTCGAGTCGATCGAGCGCTACGGCATCGAGAACCTCTCGGTGGGCCGGCGGATCACCTACGACGTGAAGGCCAACTGGAAGCTCATCATCGAGAACTTCATGGAGTGCTACCACTGCGCCACGATCCACCCCGAACTCACCGAGGTCCTTCCGGAGTTCGCCGACGGCTACGCGGCGCAGTACTACGTCGGCCACGGCGCGGAGTTCGGTGAGGAGGTCAAGGGCTTCACCGTGGACGGCTCCGAGGGCCTGGACCGCATTCCCGGGGTCGCCGAGGACCAGGACCGCCGCTACTACGCCATCACCGTCAAGCCGCAGGTCTTCATCAACCTCGTGCCCGACCACGTGATCTTCCACCGGATGTACCCCCTCGCGGCGGACCACACCATCGTGGAGTGCGACTGGCTGTACCTGCCGCACGTCGTGGAGAGCGGCAAGGACGTGGACCGCTCGGTGGAACTCTTCCACCGCGTCAACCAGCAGGACTTCGACGCCTGTGAGCGCACCCAGCCGGGCATGAGCTCACGGCTCTACGCCAAGGGCGGTGTCCTGGTGCCCAGCGAGCACCACATCGGCGAGTTCCACACCTGGCTGCAGGACAAGCTCGGCGTACGCCCCCTCGGCTGA
- a CDS encoding SpoIIE family protein phosphatase/ATP-binding protein gives MHRRAGRSPGAARPAGTEVRPRASQRRGAGLRSLLSVHSVAGQVLVLQVGVVLLLVVAAVVALVLQARSTTLQDARERSLVGAEMFANAPGTLSAMKSADPSALLQPRAEQARKQAKVTYVIAFSPSGIRWTHPDPRLIGKRVVGTYADSLAGKVHQDTYDTPGVGRAVDTMAPVKDPAGKVVGVVSVGITVKSVNQRVMGQMPLLFGSAAVGLALVTGGSALVSRRLRRQTHGLEPAEMTRMYEHHDAVLHSVREGVLVIDGEGRLLLANDEAARLLDLPGDVTGRRVTELGLSSPAAALLASGRAVSDEVVLAGERLLAVNVRPTAPHGGPGGSVATLRDTTELRALAGRARVARERLQLLYDAGVRIGTTLDVARTAEELARIAVPRFADFATVELLDAVRRGEEPDGANPTVHRAAVHGIRDDHPLNPVDEAVTWPATTPQAQGLRSGRAVLESDLRAARGWRSQDSERARRVLDFGMRSLITVPLRARGMALGVVDFWRSEQDASTEEDLAVAEELAARAAVAIDNARRYTREHAMAVTLQRSLLPRILPEQSALEVAHRYLPAQAGVSGDWFDVIPLPGARVALVVGDVVGHGLHAAATMGRLRTAVHNFCALDLSPDELLSHLDELVARIDESESNDSGENGGEATRGEGAGVTGAGCLFAIYDPVSGRCTVARAGHPGPALVGPDGTVTFPDVPVAPPLGLGAGLPVETAELEPAEGSLLALYTDGLVEDRERDLDTGLELLRGALAQPDRTPEQACRAVLDALLPDRPRDDIALLVARTRLTDPDRVADWDVPADPAALAPLRAECARRLAAWGLDEISFTTELILSELVTNAIRYGGEPIRLRLLLDGDSLICEVADGSSTSPHLRRAATTDEGGRGLFLVAHFARRWGVRYIARGKVIWSEQSLEGPAAGPDGDLGDLLLELGDVPPL, from the coding sequence ATGCATCGGCGTGCGGGCCGGTCGCCGGGTGCGGCGCGGCCGGCCGGGACCGAGGTCCGGCCGCGAGCCTCGCAGCGGCGAGGGGCAGGCCTGCGCTCTCTCCTGAGCGTGCACAGCGTCGCCGGTCAGGTGCTCGTCCTCCAGGTGGGGGTCGTCCTGTTGCTCGTGGTCGCCGCCGTGGTGGCCCTGGTGCTCCAGGCCCGCAGCACGACCCTCCAGGACGCCAGGGAGCGCTCGCTGGTCGGCGCCGAGATGTTCGCGAACGCCCCAGGGACCCTGAGCGCCATGAAATCGGCCGACCCCAGTGCCCTGCTCCAGCCGCGCGCGGAGCAGGCCCGGAAACAGGCCAAGGTCACCTACGTCATCGCGTTCAGCCCGTCCGGCATCCGCTGGACCCACCCCGACCCGCGCCTCATCGGCAAACGCGTCGTCGGCACCTACGCGGACTCGCTGGCCGGCAAGGTGCACCAGGACACGTACGACACACCGGGCGTCGGCCGCGCCGTGGACACGATGGCCCCCGTGAAGGACCCAGCCGGCAAGGTCGTCGGCGTGGTGTCCGTGGGCATCACCGTCAAGAGCGTGAACCAGCGGGTGATGGGACAGATGCCGCTGCTGTTCGGCTCCGCCGCCGTCGGGCTGGCGCTGGTCACGGGCGGCTCGGCCCTGGTGAGCCGGCGGCTGCGGCGGCAGACGCACGGTCTGGAACCGGCCGAGATGACGCGGATGTACGAGCACCACGACGCGGTCCTGCACTCGGTCCGGGAGGGCGTGCTCGTCATCGACGGCGAGGGACGGCTGCTGCTGGCCAACGACGAGGCCGCCCGCCTGCTGGACCTGCCCGGGGACGTGACGGGCCGGCGCGTCACCGAACTGGGCCTGTCCTCGCCGGCCGCCGCGCTGCTGGCCTCGGGCCGGGCCGTCAGCGACGAGGTGGTCCTGGCGGGGGAGCGGCTGCTCGCGGTCAACGTACGTCCCACCGCCCCGCACGGCGGGCCGGGCGGCAGCGTGGCGACCCTGCGGGACACCACGGAGCTGCGCGCGCTCGCGGGCCGTGCCCGGGTCGCGCGGGAGCGGCTGCAACTGCTCTACGACGCCGGGGTGCGCATCGGCACGACCCTCGATGTGGCCCGCACGGCCGAGGAACTGGCCCGGATCGCGGTGCCCCGGTTCGCGGACTTCGCCACCGTCGAACTGCTGGACGCGGTACGGCGCGGTGAGGAACCGGACGGGGCGAACCCGACCGTGCACCGGGCCGCCGTGCACGGCATCCGGGACGACCATCCGCTGAACCCGGTGGACGAGGCGGTCACGTGGCCGGCGACGACGCCCCAGGCACAGGGGCTGCGCAGCGGCCGCGCCGTGCTGGAGTCCGATCTGCGTGCGGCACGCGGCTGGCGGTCGCAGGATTCCGAACGGGCGCGCCGCGTCCTGGACTTCGGGATGCGTTCCCTGATCACGGTGCCGCTCCGGGCCCGTGGCATGGCGTTGGGGGTGGTCGACTTCTGGCGCTCGGAGCAGGACGCCTCCACCGAGGAGGACCTGGCGGTCGCCGAGGAACTGGCTGCCCGTGCGGCGGTCGCGATCGACAACGCCCGCCGCTACACCCGCGAGCACGCCATGGCGGTCACCCTCCAGCGCAGCCTGCTGCCCCGCATCCTGCCCGAGCAGTCGGCCCTGGAGGTGGCCCACCGCTACCTGCCCGCCCAGGCCGGGGTGAGCGGGGACTGGTTCGATGTGATCCCGCTGCCCGGGGCCCGGGTCGCCCTCGTCGTCGGCGACGTCGTCGGCCACGGACTGCACGCCGCCGCGACCATGGGCCGGCTGCGCACCGCGGTCCACAATTTCTGCGCCCTCGATCTGTCCCCCGACGAACTGCTGAGCCACCTGGACGAGCTGGTCGCCCGGATCGACGAGAGCGAGAGCAACGACAGCGGTGAGAACGGCGGTGAGGCCACCCGGGGTGAGGGCGCGGGCGTCACCGGTGCCGGCTGTCTGTTCGCGATCTACGATCCCGTCTCCGGCCGGTGCACCGTGGCCCGGGCCGGCCATCCGGGACCGGCTCTCGTCGGCCCCGACGGCACGGTCACCTTCCCTGATGTTCCGGTCGCGCCGCCGCTGGGCCTCGGTGCCGGTCTGCCCGTCGAGACCGCCGAACTGGAGCCGGCCGAGGGTTCCCTGCTCGCCCTCTACACGGACGGGCTCGTCGAAGACCGCGAGCGCGACCTGGACACCGGGCTCGAACTCCTGCGAGGAGCCCTCGCACAGCCCGACCGGACACCCGAACAAGCCTGCCGGGCGGTCCTCGACGCCCTGCTGCCCGACCGTCCCCGTGACGACATCGCTCTGCTGGTGGCCCGGACCCGGCTCACGGACCCGGACCGGGTCGCCGACTGGGACGTGCCCGCCGACCCCGCCGCCCTCGCTCCCCTCCGCGCCGAGTGCGCCCGCCGGCTGGCGGCCTGGGGCCTGGACGAGATCTCCTTCACGACCGAACTCATCCTCAGCGAGCTCGTCACCAACGCCATCCGCTACGGCGGCGAGCCCATCCGGCTCCGGCTGCTGCTCGACGGGGACAGCTTGATCTGCGAAGTGGCCGACGGCAGCAGCACCTCACCGCATCTGCGCCGCGCCGCCACCACCGACGAGGGCGGCCGGGGGCTGTTCCTGGTCGCCCACTTCGCCCGGCGCTGGGGCGTGCGGTACATCGCCCGCGGCAAGGTCATCTGGAGCGAGCAGTCCCTGGAAGGCCCCGCCGCCGGGCCCGACGGTGATCTGGGTGACCTGCTGCTGGAGCTGGGGGACGTACCCCCGCTGTAA
- a CDS encoding NAD(P)/FAD-dependent oxidoreductase translates to MRSITVVGASLAGLSTVRALRAEGYDGEIVVVGEERHTPYDRPPLSKEFLKGDLDTDALALGDADEYEELGARWLLGERAVRLDTAARSVTLAGGQELRTDGVVVATGASPRTLPGTEGLAGIHTLRTLDDAQALRADLHSGLPRVVVIGAGFIGAEVASTAHRLGLHVTVVEALDVPLERQLGREMGLVCSSLHSDHGVGLICGIGVAGFTGEERVTGVRLADGRVLPADVVVTGVGVRPATDWLAGSGVQVDDGVVCDSGCSTNVPGVVAVGDVARCPHPFTGRHARVEHWTSATEQATTAARTLLSGVSAPAPLTAPYFWSDQYQVRIQLAGHVAPGAQPEIVDGDLDSRSFTAVYRREGSAVAVLSLNQPKLFNRLRRTLVPAAVALTS, encoded by the coding sequence ATGAGGAGCATCACCGTCGTCGGCGCGTCACTGGCCGGTCTCAGCACGGTGCGCGCGCTGCGCGCGGAGGGCTATGACGGCGAGATCGTCGTGGTGGGCGAGGAGCGCCACACCCCCTACGACCGGCCCCCGTTGTCCAAGGAGTTCCTCAAGGGCGACCTCGACACCGACGCGCTCGCGCTCGGCGACGCGGACGAGTACGAGGAGCTGGGGGCGCGATGGCTGCTCGGCGAACGCGCGGTCCGGCTGGACACCGCGGCGCGCTCCGTGACGCTGGCCGGAGGGCAGGAACTGCGCACCGACGGCGTCGTCGTCGCGACCGGCGCGAGCCCCCGCACGCTCCCGGGCACGGAGGGCCTGGCCGGCATCCACACCCTGCGTACCCTCGACGACGCCCAGGCCCTGCGCGCCGATCTGCACAGCGGCCTGCCCCGGGTCGTCGTCATCGGCGCCGGCTTCATCGGCGCCGAGGTGGCCTCCACCGCCCACCGGCTCGGCCTCCACGTCACGGTCGTCGAGGCGCTCGACGTACCGCTGGAGCGCCAACTGGGCCGCGAGATGGGGCTGGTGTGCTCCTCGCTGCACAGCGATCACGGGGTCGGCCTGATCTGCGGCATCGGCGTGGCGGGATTCACCGGCGAGGAGCGGGTCACCGGAGTGCGGCTGGCGGACGGGCGGGTGCTGCCCGCCGACGTCGTCGTGACCGGGGTGGGCGTGCGGCCCGCCACCGACTGGCTCGCCGGCTCCGGCGTCCAGGTGGACGACGGCGTGGTGTGCGACTCCGGCTGCTCGACCAATGTGCCGGGCGTGGTCGCCGTCGGTGACGTCGCCCGCTGCCCCCACCCGTTCACCGGACGGCACGCCCGCGTCGAGCACTGGACCAGCGCCACCGAGCAGGCGACCACCGCCGCCCGCACCCTGCTGTCCGGGGTCTCGGCCCCCGCCCCGCTCACGGCCCCGTACTTCTGGTCCGACCAGTACCAGGTGCGCATCCAGCTCGCCGGACACGTCGCCCCCGGCGCCCAGCCCGAGATCGTCGACGGCGACCTCGACAGCCGCTCCTTCACCGCCGTCTACCGGCGCGAGGGCTCCGCCGTCGCCGTGCTCTCCCTCAACCAGCCGAAGCTCTTCAACCGGCTGCGGCGCACCCTCGTCCCGGCCGCCGTGGCCCTGACCTCATGA
- a CDS encoding glycine cleavage system protein H, translated as MTPVTSPRAGALSVPRHLRYTWDHEWLIVDGGNATVGVTAFAVQALGEVAHLRLPAPGAWVEAGEACGEIGSAAAVSAVYAPASGEVLEVNPALADDPGIVNSAPYTAGWLFRLRVENIAGALTAEAYAAYCDTRGDRR; from the coding sequence ATGACTCCCGTGACCTCCCCGCGCGCCGGTGCCCTGAGTGTTCCGCGGCATCTGCGGTACACCTGGGACCACGAGTGGCTGATCGTGGACGGGGGCAACGCCACCGTCGGCGTGACAGCTTTCGCCGTACAGGCCCTCGGCGAGGTCGCCCACCTGAGGCTGCCCGCGCCGGGTGCCTGGGTCGAGGCCGGTGAGGCCTGCGGCGAGATCGGGTCAGCGGCGGCCGTCAGCGCCGTGTACGCCCCCGCCTCGGGCGAGGTCCTGGAGGTCAACCCCGCGCTGGCCGACGATCCGGGCATCGTCAACTCCGCGCCCTACACGGCTGGTTGGCTGTTCCGGCTGCGGGTCGAGAACATCGCCGGCGCCCTGACCGCCGAGGCGTACGCCGCCTATTGCGACACCCGGGGAGACCGCCGATGA